In Malus sylvestris chromosome 15, drMalSylv7.2, whole genome shotgun sequence, a single genomic region encodes these proteins:
- the LOC126602458 gene encoding peroxisomal fatty acid beta-oxidation multifunctional protein AIM1-like, with protein MAKVKVTLEVGNDGVAVITIFNPPVNALAIPIIAGLKEKFEEAGRRNDVKAIVLTGHGGRFSGGFDINVFEKVHESGDVSIMPDVSVDFVVNTLEDSTKPVVAAVQGLALGGGLELALGCHARIAAPKTQLGLPELSLGVIPGFGGTQRLPRLVGLQKAIEMMLSSKPILSEEGEKLGLIDAIVSPQELLKVSRSWALDIADRRKPWLRSLHRTDKIGSLSEAREILKVARQQAKKTAPNMPQHQACLNVIEDGVIHGGYSGVLTEAKVFKELVLADTSKGLVHVFFAQRATSKVPNVTDVGLKPRQIKKVAVIGGGLMGSGIATALLVSNISVVLKEVNSEYLQKGIKTIEGNVKGLVTRRRLTQDKAQKALSLLKGSLDYSDFKDVDMVIEAVIESVPLKQKIFSELEKVCPSHCVLATNTSTIDLNVVGEKTNSHDRIVGAHFFSPAHVMPLLEIVRTEKTSAQVILDLLTVGKIIKKVPVVVGNCTGFAVNRAFFPYTQGAHILVNSGVDVFRIDRVISDFGLPMGPFQLQDLAGYGVALAVGKEFSGAFPDRTFRSPLVEILIKNGRNGKNNGKGYYIYEKGSKPKPDPSVLPLIEESRRVTNIMPGGKPLTVTDQDILEVILFPVVNEACRILDEGIVIRAADLDIASVLGMSFPSYRGGIVFWADLVGPKHIYASLKKWSGVYGNFFKPSRFLEERATRGLPLSAPASSSASSRSRM; from the exons ATGGCGAAGGTCAAGGTCACCTTGGAGGTCGGAAACGACGGCGTTGCAGTTATCACCATCTTCAATCCCCCTGTCAACGCCTTGGCCATACCCA TTATAGCTGGCTTGAAGGAGAAGTTCGAGGAGGCCGGGAGGCGAAACGACGTGAAAGCTATCGTTTTGACTG GCCATGGAGGAAGGTTTTCGGGTGGTTTCGATATCAATGTTTTCGAGAAGGTTCACGAGTCTG GGGATGTTTCGATCATGCCTGATGTATCTGTTGACTTTGTGGTCAACACACTTGAAG ATTCGACAAAGCCTGTTGTTGCTGCCGTCCAAGGACTTGCGCTAGGAGGTGGCTTGGAGTTGGCATTG GGGTGCCACGCACGTATTGCTGCTCCAAAAACACAACTTGGCCTTCCGGAGTTGTCACTTGGAGTGATTCCTGGATTTGGAG GCACACAACGTCTTCCAAGGCTTGTAGGGCTTCAGAAGGCAATTGAAATGATGCTG TCATCGAAGCCAATCCTGTCTGAAGAAGGGGAGAAGCTGGGTCTTATAGATGCTATTGTGTCTCCTCAAGAGTTGCTGAAAGTATCTCGCTCTTGGGCTTTGGACATTGCAGATAGGCGCAAACCGTGGTTGCGCTCTCTTCACAGGACAGATAAAATTGGATCCCTGTCTGAGGCACGAGAGATACTGAAAGTTGCCCGACAACAAGCCAAGAAGACTGCTCCCAATATGCCTCAGCACCAAGCATGCCTCAATGTGATTGAGGATGGCGTTATTCATGGAGGATACAGTGGTGTTTTAACG GAGGCTAAAGTTTTTAAGGAGTTAGTTCTAGCGGAcacttcaaaaggtcttgtccATGTATTTTTTGCTCAACGCGCAACATCGAAG GTGCCCAACGTTACTGATGTTGGCCTTAAACCAAGGCAAATAAAGAAAGTTGCTGTTATTGGGGGAGGTCTGATGGGTTCTGGCATTGCTACGGCCCTTCTTGTGAGCAACATATCTGTGGTTCTAAAGGAAGTCAACTCTGAATATCTTCAGAAGGGCATAAAAACGATAGAAG GAAATGTTAAAGGCTTAGTAACTAGAAGGAGGCTGACACAGGACAAGGCACAAAAAGCTCTCTCATTGCTTAAAGGTAGTTTGGACTACTCCGACTTCAAAGATGTGGACATGGTCATAGAG GCTGTCATTGAGAGTGTTCCTCTCAAACAGAAAATTTTTAGTGAACTCGAGAAAGTTTGCCCTTCTCACTGTGTCTTGGCTACAAATACATCCACTATTGACCTCAATGTTGTTGGGGAAAAGACAAACTCCCATGATCGCATTGTAGGGGCACATTTTTTCAG TCCTGCTCATGTGATGCCTCTTCTTGAAATAGTACGGACAGAGAAGACTTCGGCACAAGTAATTCTTGATCTTTTGACTGTtggaaaaataataaagaaagttCCAGTTGTGGTTGGTAACTGCACAGGCTTTGCAGTCAATCGAGCATTCTTTCCCTACACACAAGGTGCCCATATATTGGTCAATTCAGGTGTGGATGTATTCAGAATTGATAGGGTCATCAGCGATTTTGGCCTACCTATGGGTCCATTCCA GCTTCAGGACTTGGCAGGCTATGGAGTAGCCCTTGCAGTTGGAAAGGAATTTTCTGGTGCTTTCCCTGATCGCACATTTAGATCGCCATTGGTTGAGATCTTGATAAAAAATGGACGAAATG gtAAAAACAATGGAAAAGGATATTACATTTATGAGAAGGGTAGCAAGCCAAAACCTGATCCTTCTGTCCTACCACTCATTGAGGAATCTCGACGAGTTACCAACATCATGCCTGGTGGAAAG CCTTTAACTGTTACAGACCAAGATATTCTGGAGGTGATACTGTTTCCTGTAGTAAATGAGGCATGCCGTATTCTAGATGAAGGAATAGTTATTCGAGCAGCAGACCTTGACATCGCATCTGTTCTTGGGATGAGTTTCCCATCTTACCG GGGGGGTATTGTCTTTTGGGCAGATCTGGTCGGGCCTAAGCATATATACGCTAGTCTCAAGAAATGGTCCGGAGTATATGGCAACTTTTTCAAACCATCCAGGTTTTTGGAAGAAAGAGCAACAAGAGGGTTGCCGCTG AGTGCACCCGCGTCGTCATCCGCATCTTCAAGGTCACGCATGTAA
- the LOC126602470 gene encoding protein NONRESPONDING TO OXYLIPINS 2, mitochondrial-like — translation MASCKVISRLSSRLQPFARNLTKTLPASELSQLKSSFLSPASAPMRRISGLSRLPVELGSMMPLHSAVASARLISSLSIDSQSWGLVPQGISMPL, via the exons ATGGCGTCCTGCAAAGTTATCTCTAGGTTGTCCTCCCGATTACAGCCCTTCGCGCGCAATCTGACCAAGACGTTGCCGGCATCCGAGCTCTCTCAGCTCAAATCGAGCTTTCTCTCTCCGGCCTCCGCTCCCATGCGACGCATTTCTGGCCTTTCCAG GTTACCAGTGGAGTTGGGATCAATGATGCCGTTGCACAGCGCGGTGGCTTCGGCGCGGTTGATATCGAGCTTGTCGATTGACTCCCAGAGCTGGGGATTAGTTCCTCAAG GGATTTCAATGCCTTTATGA